A part of Spiribacter vilamensis genomic DNA contains:
- a CDS encoding glycine cleavage system protein R, whose product MQKNYLVVSALGEDRPGLVDAVSQLIRDTGCSVGDSRMSVLGGDFAMIFMVEGRWNELAKLESSLPAAGRRLGLDVQARRTRPRPPTADVLPYSVEVVCVDHSGIIHQLGNFFASRDINIRDLTTTSYAAAHTRTPMFQLQMTIDVAASLHIARLREEFMDFCDQLNLDAIIEPLRH is encoded by the coding sequence ATGCAGAAAAACTACCTCGTCGTTTCCGCCCTGGGCGAAGACCGGCCCGGACTGGTGGACGCCGTCTCGCAACTCATTCGCGATACCGGCTGCAGCGTGGGTGACAGCCGAATGAGCGTGCTCGGCGGGGATTTCGCCATGATCTTCATGGTCGAGGGGCGCTGGAACGAGCTGGCCAAGCTCGAATCGTCGCTCCCGGCGGCCGGCCGCCGACTCGGACTCGACGTGCAGGCCCGGCGCACCCGGCCGCGGCCGCCCACGGCGGACGTCCTGCCCTACAGCGTCGAGGTGGTCTGCGTGGACCACAGCGGCATCATCCATCAGCTGGGAAACTTCTTCGCCAGCCGCGACATCAATATCCGTGATCTGACGACGACCAGTTACGCCGCCGCCCATACGAGAACACCGATGTTTCAGCTGCAGATGACGATCGACGTCGCAGCGTCGCTGCACATCGCCCGGCTGCGCGAGGAATTCATGGATTTCTGCGACCAGCTCAACCTGGACGCCATCATCGAACCACTGAGGCACTGA
- the purL gene encoding phosphoribosylformylglycinamidine synthase, with protein MLIFASHSGPAPVEDARQCDRARAAEPALHALSARAIYFIDTERALTSGELERLGALLDAVPANPDDDDPAVYVVPRLGTISPWASKAGDIAEHCGLTAILRIERGIAYTGTDHEGGVLDVRARPSLHAALHDRMTESVLTTVDDGDALFATHPPRPLMRVDVLGAGEAALTAADAELGLALSADERGYLVENYQALGRNPTDVELMMFAQANSEHCRHKIFNADWVIDGEPQPQSLFAMIRHTHAMRPEGVLSAYSDNAAVVAGYEVDRYYPAPDGCYRHRLEPAHLVMKVETHNHPTAISPFAGAATGVGGEIRDEGATGRGARTKAGLAGFSVSNLRIPGAEQPWEVDHGRPGRLASALEIMLDGPIGAARYGNEFGRPQLCGYFRTYEQAVPGPQGEEVRGYHKPVMIAGGMGAIAPEQVDKGIAPGGSPLVVLGGPAMLIGLGGGAASSVASGQSAEALDFASVQRSNPEMERRCQEVIDACWRLGDENPVIAIHDVGAGGLSNALPELLDDSDRGGRMELRTIPCAEAGLSPLEIWCNEAQERYVLALDADRQDTFQAICERERAPFALVGEATDDRQLILGDAEFDSHPVDIPMDLLLGKPPKMRRDVQRLEPPRRPLALSGVSIAEAARRVLRLPTVASKEFLVTIVDRSVTGLTGRDQMVGPWQVPVADYGLTLGDYRGYRGEAMAMGERSPVALLDAPASGRMAIAESLTNLMGAAIGRLRTVNLSANWMAACNHPGEDARLYDTVAAVGRSLCPQLGISIPVGKDSLSMKTVWEANGESQAVTSPLTLVVSAFAPVADARRAVTPMLDADPTSHLYLLDLGGGRRLGGSALAQVYGQLGDTAPDLDDPAAFAAGFDTVQDLLAEGRLQALHDVSDGGLLVTLAEMGYAARTGVAVDVSVLGDDPMAAVFAEESGVVLQVADADRPAVEAAFEAAGLDARLHRIGRPTEAGHLLIRHHGAVVFDESLAELESIWHETSHHMQALRDDPDCADEAHEALADRRDPGLRAALGFDPAEDVAAPFINTGTAPRVAVLREQGVNSHIEMAAAFERAGFEPVDLHTTDLMADPSRLADCQALVACGGFSYGDVLGAGQGWARTILFNERLRDAFEGFFARPDTLALGVCNGCQMLSALRDIIPGAGLWPDFRGNRSRQYEARLSQVEILPSRSLMLGDMAGSSLPIVVAHGEGQAVFPTAEGAAQARAAGLVGMRYIDAMDAPAERYPANPNGSPEGITGLCNADGRVTIMMPHPERVFRGIQHSWCPAEWGEDGAWMRLFRNARRALG; from the coding sequence ATGCTCATATTCGCCAGTCATTCCGGGCCGGCGCCAGTGGAAGACGCCCGTCAGTGCGACCGCGCACGGGCCGCCGAGCCCGCACTCCACGCGCTGTCCGCCCGGGCGATCTATTTCATTGATACGGAACGCGCCCTGACCAGCGGCGAGCTGGAGCGCCTCGGCGCGTTGCTCGACGCGGTGCCGGCCAATCCCGATGACGATGATCCGGCGGTTTATGTCGTCCCGCGTCTCGGGACGATCTCGCCCTGGGCCAGCAAGGCCGGGGATATCGCCGAGCACTGCGGCCTGACCGCGATCCTGCGCATCGAGCGGGGCATTGCCTACACCGGGACCGATCACGAGGGTGGCGTACTCGATGTCCGCGCCCGGCCGTCGCTCCACGCCGCGCTGCATGACCGGATGACCGAGTCGGTACTCACGACGGTGGACGACGGCGACGCGCTGTTCGCGACTCACCCGCCACGGCCGCTGATGCGCGTCGACGTGCTTGGCGCGGGCGAGGCGGCGCTGACGGCGGCCGACGCCGAGCTGGGGCTGGCGCTTTCCGCTGACGAGCGCGGCTACCTGGTGGAGAACTACCAGGCGCTCGGGCGGAACCCCACCGATGTCGAGCTGATGATGTTCGCGCAGGCCAACTCCGAGCACTGCCGGCACAAGATCTTCAACGCCGACTGGGTGATCGACGGCGAGCCGCAGCCGCAGTCGCTGTTCGCCATGATCCGGCATACCCACGCCATGCGGCCCGAGGGCGTGCTCTCGGCCTACAGCGACAACGCCGCCGTGGTGGCCGGATACGAGGTGGATCGCTACTATCCGGCGCCGGACGGGTGCTACCGGCATCGCCTCGAACCGGCGCACCTGGTCATGAAAGTCGAGACCCACAACCATCCCACGGCCATCTCGCCCTTCGCCGGCGCGGCGACCGGCGTCGGCGGCGAGATCCGCGACGAGGGGGCCACCGGTCGTGGCGCCCGCACCAAGGCGGGCCTCGCCGGCTTTTCGGTCTCGAACCTGCGCATCCCCGGTGCCGAGCAGCCCTGGGAGGTGGATCACGGCCGGCCCGGGCGGCTGGCCTCGGCGCTCGAGATCATGCTCGACGGGCCCATCGGCGCCGCCCGCTATGGCAACGAGTTCGGCCGCCCGCAACTGTGCGGCTACTTTCGCACCTACGAGCAGGCCGTCCCCGGGCCACAGGGCGAGGAAGTCCGCGGCTATCACAAACCGGTGATGATCGCCGGGGGCATGGGTGCCATCGCCCCGGAGCAGGTCGACAAGGGCATCGCCCCCGGTGGATCGCCACTGGTGGTCCTTGGTGGGCCCGCCATGCTGATCGGTCTCGGCGGTGGCGCGGCGTCGTCGGTGGCGAGTGGCCAGAGTGCCGAGGCGCTGGATTTCGCGTCGGTGCAGCGCAGCAATCCGGAGATGGAGCGGCGCTGCCAGGAGGTGATCGATGCCTGCTGGCGACTCGGTGACGAGAACCCCGTCATCGCCATCCACGATGTCGGTGCCGGGGGCCTCTCCAACGCGCTCCCGGAACTGCTCGACGACTCCGACCGCGGCGGCCGTATGGAGCTGCGCACCATCCCCTGCGCGGAGGCGGGGCTCTCGCCGCTGGAGATCTGGTGCAACGAGGCCCAGGAGCGCTACGTACTGGCACTCGATGCCGACCGCCAGGACACCTTCCAGGCCATCTGCGAGCGCGAACGCGCGCCCTTCGCCCTGGTGGGCGAGGCCACCGACGACCGCCAGCTGATCCTCGGCGATGCCGAGTTCGACAGCCATCCCGTGGATATCCCCATGGATCTGTTGCTGGGCAAGCCGCCCAAGATGCGGCGCGATGTGCAGCGACTCGAGCCACCGCGTCGGCCCCTGGCGCTGTCCGGCGTGAGCATCGCCGAGGCGGCCCGGCGCGTACTGCGGCTGCCGACCGTGGCGAGCAAGGAATTCCTGGTCACCATCGTGGATCGCTCGGTCACCGGACTGACCGGCCGCGATCAGATGGTGGGGCCCTGGCAGGTGCCGGTCGCCGACTATGGACTGACGCTGGGGGACTACCGGGGCTATCGCGGCGAGGCGATGGCTATGGGCGAGCGCAGCCCGGTGGCGCTCCTCGACGCGCCGGCCTCGGGCCGCATGGCGATCGCGGAGTCACTCACCAACCTGATGGGAGCGGCGATCGGCCGGCTGCGCACGGTCAATCTGTCGGCGAACTGGATGGCCGCCTGCAACCATCCCGGCGAGGATGCCCGGCTCTACGACACCGTGGCCGCGGTCGGCCGTTCGCTCTGCCCGCAACTGGGGATCAGTATCCCGGTGGGCAAGGACTCGCTGTCGATGAAGACCGTCTGGGAGGCGAATGGCGAATCGCAGGCGGTGACCTCGCCGCTGACATTGGTGGTCTCCGCCTTCGCGCCGGTGGCGGACGCGCGCCGGGCCGTCACCCCGATGCTCGACGCCGATCCGACCAGTCACCTCTACCTGCTCGATCTGGGCGGGGGGCGTCGGCTGGGTGGCTCGGCACTGGCCCAGGTCTACGGCCAGCTCGGCGACACGGCCCCCGATCTGGACGATCCGGCCGCCTTTGCCGCCGGCTTCGATACCGTTCAGGACCTGCTGGCCGAGGGCCGTTTGCAGGCGCTGCACGACGTCTCCGACGGCGGGCTTCTCGTGACCCTCGCGGAGATGGGCTATGCGGCGCGGACCGGTGTCGCGGTGGATGTCTCGGTGCTGGGGGACGACCCAATGGCGGCAGTGTTTGCCGAGGAATCCGGCGTCGTGCTGCAGGTCGCCGACGCCGATCGCCCGGCGGTGGAAGCGGCCTTCGAGGCGGCCGGACTCGATGCCCGGCTGCATCGCATCGGCCGGCCCACCGAGGCGGGTCATCTACTGATCCGTCACCACGGTGCGGTCGTGTTCGATGAGTCGCTGGCGGAACTCGAGTCGATCTGGCACGAGACCAGCCATCACATGCAGGCGCTGCGGGACGACCCGGATTGCGCCGACGAGGCGCACGAGGCACTCGCCGATCGTCGTGATCCGGGACTACGGGCGGCGCTTGGCTTCGACCCGGCGGAGGATGTCGCGGCGCCGTTCATCAACACCGGCACCGCGCCGCGGGTGGCCGTGCTCCGGGAGCAGGGCGTCAACAGCCACATCGAAATGGCGGCGGCGTTCGAGCGCGCCGGCTTCGAACCGGTGGATCTGCATACCACCGATCTGATGGCCGACCCCTCGCGCCTCGCGGACTGCCAGGCCCTGGTCGCCTGTGGCGGCTTCTCCTACGGGGACGTGCTGGGCGCCGGCCAGGGCTGGGCGCGGACGATCCTGTTCAACGAACGCCTTCGTGACGCCTTCGAGGGCTTTTTCGCGCGGCCGGACACGCTGGCGCTGGGAGTTTGCAACGGCTGCCAGATGCTCTCGGCACTGCGCGACATCATCCCGGGGGCCGGGCTGTGGCCGGATTTCCGGGGCAATCGCTCGCGCCAGTACGAGGCGCGCCTCTCGCAGGTGGAGATCCTGCCCTCGCGCTCGCTCATGCTCGGCGACATGGCCGGATCGTCCCTGCCCATCGTGGTCGCCCACGGCGAGGGGCAGGCGGTATTCCCGACCGCGGAAGGCGCCGCGCAGGCCCGGGCCGCGGGGCTGGTGGGCATGCGCTACATCGACGCGATGGACGCACCGGCCGAACGCTATCCGGCCAACCCCAACGGCTCGCCGGAAGGGATCACGGGCCTCTGTAACGCCGATGGCCGGGTAACGATCATGATGCCGCACCCGGAGCGGGTGTTCCGCGGTATCCAGCACTCGTGGTGCCCCGCCGAGTGGGGCGAGGACGGTGCCTGGATGCGGCTTTTCCGCAACGCCCGCCGAGCCCTGGGCTGA
- a CDS encoding DUF2007 domain-containing protein: MEKTAGNLKRVYTVADPLIAGHIETILTERGIHCFVRNRFLTGAAGEIPPLEAWPEVWVTAEDEAVSRRLIDEVVGPPDAPVGDDWQCPDCGETIEGQFAECWRCGGRPE; the protein is encoded by the coding sequence ATGGAAAAGACAGCGGGCAACCTGAAGCGCGTCTATACCGTCGCCGACCCGCTGATCGCTGGCCACATCGAGACGATCCTCACCGAGCGCGGTATTCACTGCTTCGTCCGCAACCGTTTTCTGACGGGGGCGGCGGGCGAGATACCGCCGTTGGAGGCGTGGCCGGAGGTCTGGGTAACGGCCGAAGACGAGGCCGTGTCCCGACGCCTGATCGATGAAGTGGTCGGCCCGCCGGATGCCCCGGTGGGTGACGACTGGCAGTGCCCCGATTGTGGCGAGACCATCGAGGGGCAGTTCGCGGAATGCTGGCGCTGCGGAGGGCGTCCCGAATGA
- a CDS encoding ATP-binding cassette domain-containing protein, with amino-acid sequence MIQLRDVTLRLGPDPLLEEARLTVHAGSKLGLVGANGTGKSTLFALLRGELSVDAGDVSIPNDWRLAWMAQETPGLPRPAIEHVLDGDEALRAAEAEVEAAEASGDGERIAYAHADFGAAEGYDARARAGMLLHGLGFEPSVQERPVSDFSGGWRVRLNLARALMAPSDLLLLDEPTNHLDLETVIWLEQWLQSYQGTLILIAHDRDFLDAVAEGVIHIEHRRLHQYNGGYSAFERQRAERLAQQQALYERQQREISHMEQFINRFRAKATKARAAQSRIKALERMETVAPAHVDSPFHFQFPAAPDAGNPLIGFEDMSLGYADQPILSGLRQTLAPGDRIGLLGRNGAGKSTLIRALAGDLEPLTGRIQRARNLRVGYFAQHQLEQLDAEASPVLHLQRISPNADLQKLRTFLGGFDFRGNQALDPVAPFSGGEKARLVLAILVWQAPNLLLLDEPTNHLDLEMRHALNLALQAFEGAVVVVSHDRYLLESTVADYWLVAGGSVTEFKGDLSDYRRWLARDDRENRRAARNAAETGTGMAAEPEPEPEPEPAAAAPAPAPEPSRKRASTPAPKTAAQTKALLRPLEKRVRQAETVVERVDTRLTELENQLADPALYADDASATLNELLAEQRQLQQEKADAEAEWMAAEEALETARVDAGVGQTA; translated from the coding sequence ATGATTCAGTTGCGTGATGTAACGCTCCGGCTCGGACCCGATCCGCTGCTGGAAGAGGCCCGTCTGACAGTGCATGCCGGCAGCAAGCTGGGCCTTGTGGGTGCCAACGGGACCGGCAAGTCGACACTCTTTGCGCTGTTGCGGGGCGAGCTGTCGGTGGATGCCGGTGATGTCTCGATCCCCAATGACTGGCGCCTTGCCTGGATGGCACAGGAGACACCGGGACTGCCGCGGCCGGCCATCGAGCATGTGCTCGACGGCGACGAGGCGTTGCGTGCCGCGGAGGCGGAAGTCGAGGCTGCGGAGGCCAGTGGCGACGGTGAGCGGATCGCCTATGCGCATGCCGATTTCGGTGCCGCCGAGGGTTACGACGCCCGGGCCCGCGCCGGCATGCTGTTGCATGGCCTGGGCTTCGAGCCGTCGGTGCAGGAGCGGCCGGTGAGTGATTTCTCCGGCGGCTGGCGGGTACGGCTCAACCTCGCGCGGGCGCTGATGGCGCCGTCGGATCTGTTGCTGCTCGACGAGCCCACCAACCATCTGGACCTGGAAACGGTGATCTGGCTCGAGCAGTGGCTGCAGAGCTACCAGGGCACGCTGATCCTCATTGCGCATGACCGCGATTTCCTCGATGCCGTGGCCGAGGGCGTGATCCACATTGAGCATCGCCGCCTGCATCAGTACAACGGCGGCTACAGCGCCTTCGAGCGCCAGCGCGCGGAGCGACTGGCGCAGCAGCAGGCGCTCTACGAGCGTCAGCAGCGCGAGATCTCGCACATGGAGCAGTTCATCAACCGCTTCCGGGCCAAGGCCACCAAGGCCCGCGCCGCGCAGAGCCGGATCAAGGCGCTGGAGCGCATGGAAACGGTGGCGCCCGCCCATGTCGACTCGCCGTTCCATTTCCAGTTTCCGGCCGCCCCGGATGCCGGTAACCCCCTGATCGGGTTCGAGGACATGAGCCTCGGTTATGCCGACCAGCCGATCCTCAGTGGCCTGCGCCAGACACTGGCCCCCGGCGACCGAATCGGGCTGCTGGGACGTAACGGCGCCGGCAAGTCGACGCTCATCCGCGCCCTGGCCGGCGACCTCGAACCGCTGACCGGTCGTATCCAGCGGGCCCGTAACCTGCGGGTGGGCTATTTCGCCCAGCATCAGCTCGAGCAACTCGATGCCGAGGCCAGTCCAGTGCTCCACCTCCAGCGCATCTCGCCCAATGCCGATCTGCAGAAACTACGGACCTTCCTGGGCGGGTTCGACTTCCGCGGCAATCAGGCGCTGGACCCGGTCGCGCCGTTCTCCGGCGGCGAGAAGGCACGGCTGGTGCTGGCGATCCTGGTCTGGCAGGCGCCCAACCTGCTGCTGCTCGACGAGCCCACCAACCATCTCGACCTGGAGATGCGCCATGCCCTCAACCTCGCGTTACAGGCGTTCGAGGGGGCCGTGGTGGTAGTCTCCCATGATCGCTATCTGCTCGAGAGCACCGTTGCCGATTACTGGTTGGTCGCCGGCGGCAGCGTGACCGAGTTCAAGGGCGATCTCAGCGATTACCGCCGCTGGCTGGCCCGCGACGACCGCGAGAATCGGCGCGCCGCCCGTAACGCCGCCGAGACCGGGACCGGAATGGCCGCCGAGCCGGAGCCGGAGCCGGAGCCGGAGCCGGCTGCGGCCGCGCCGGCGCCTGCCCCGGAACCGTCTCGAAAACGGGCGTCAACACCGGCGCCGAAGACGGCGGCGCAGACCAAGGCGCTGCTGCGCCCCCTTGAAAAGCGCGTGCGCCAGGCCGAGACCGTGGTCGAGCGGGTGGATACGCGACTGACCGAGCTGGAGAACCAACTGGCGGATCCGGCCCTCTACGCCGACGATGCCAGTGCGACGCTCAATGAGCTGCTCGCGGAACAGCGCCAGCTGCAGCAGGAAAAGGCCGATGCCGAGGCCGAATGGATGGCCGCCGAGGAGGCACTGGAGACAGCGCGTGTCGATGCCGGTGTCGGTCAGACCGCCTGA
- a CDS encoding peroxiredoxin, protein MSEMTIDQPVTDFERTTDTGESWRLADQRGRWIVLYFFPKASTPGCTVESEAFRDLDPRFNALNAQVVGISRDGPKALANFRAKYDFPFPLLSDRDETVCSQFDVIRDKVMFGKPARGIERSTFLIDPEGVLREAWRKVSVDGHAEAVLQTLSQRQGGQR, encoded by the coding sequence ATGAGCGAGATGACCATCGATCAACCCGTCACCGATTTCGAGCGCACCACCGATACGGGCGAATCCTGGCGCCTGGCCGATCAGCGCGGTCGCTGGATCGTGCTGTATTTCTTCCCCAAGGCGAGCACGCCGGGCTGCACCGTCGAGAGCGAGGCATTCCGCGACCTCGACCCGCGCTTCAACGCCCTCAACGCCCAGGTGGTCGGCATCTCCCGCGACGGGCCGAAGGCGCTCGCCAACTTCCGCGCCAAGTACGACTTCCCGTTCCCGCTGCTGAGTGACCGCGACGAGACGGTCTGCAGCCAGTTCGACGTCATCCGCGACAAGGTCATGTTCGGCAAGCCGGCCCGCGGCATCGAGCGCAGCACCTTCCTGATCGACCCCGAGGGCGTGCTGCGCGAGGCGTGGCGCAAGGTGAGCGTCGACGGCCATGCCGAGGCCGTCCTCCAGACACTGTCACAACGGCAGGGTGGCCAGCGCTGA
- the bamC gene encoding outer membrane protein assembly factor BamC yields MTRLAIALGTLLLTGCGLLSSEPDEAEQAAERLRQPPDVLADVRLRGSGSTDAGGQSDQGAGSAGEAALGSVDGQPVLDLGLPFNAAWAVVGRAVDRVGFELLDSDRDAGTHQIRYDGSVASEVETAEGEGVLSSLAFWRDRPDEALQTYEVAVAERGKGARVTVQDPDGNPAAAGAARQVLSVLSEQLRP; encoded by the coding sequence ATGACGCGACTGGCGATTGCCCTCGGTACCCTGCTGCTGACCGGGTGCGGCCTGTTGAGCAGCGAACCGGACGAGGCCGAGCAGGCCGCCGAGCGGCTGAGACAGCCGCCGGATGTGCTCGCCGATGTCCGCCTGCGCGGATCGGGCTCGACCGACGCAGGCGGGCAATCCGACCAGGGGGCCGGTTCGGCGGGCGAGGCGGCACTGGGGTCGGTGGACGGCCAGCCGGTCCTCGACCTCGGCCTGCCGTTCAACGCCGCCTGGGCGGTCGTCGGCCGGGCGGTGGATCGGGTCGGGTTCGAGCTGTTGGATTCGGACCGCGACGCCGGAACGCACCAGATCCGTTACGACGGGTCGGTGGCCTCGGAAGTGGAGACGGCCGAGGGCGAGGGGGTGCTGTCCTCGCTCGCCTTCTGGCGTGACCGGCCGGACGAGGCCCTGCAGACCTACGAGGTGGCCGTTGCCGAGCGTGGCAAGGGCGCCCGGGTCACCGTTCAGGATCCCGATGGTAATCCGGCCGCCGCCGGCGCCGCCCGACAGGTCCTCTCCGTCCTCTCCGAACAACTCAGACCCTGA
- the dapA gene encoding 4-hydroxy-tetrahydrodipicolinate synthase, whose protein sequence is MFQGSMVAMATPMHNDGALDEVGLERLVEFHIRNGTDAIVAVGTTGESATLDHDEHYYVMRRTVEIADGRITVMGGCGANSTWEAEALARRALEVGCAAALLVTPYYNKPTQEGLYQHFRHVADRVPIPQILYNVPGRTGVDLLPETVDRLADIDNIVGIKEASGSLERAEEVIGRCGDRIDLYCGEDARNLALMNAGAQGCVSVTANVAPDLMHRMCMAVLDSDPSTAEALDARLAALHNALFLETNPIPVKWALQEMGLIEPGMRLPMTPLSETYHETVRQALKLADAL, encoded by the coding sequence ATGTTCCAGGGCAGCATGGTTGCAATGGCAACCCCCATGCACAACGACGGGGCTCTGGACGAGGTGGGCCTCGAGCGGTTGGTGGAGTTCCACATCCGCAACGGGACCGACGCCATTGTCGCCGTCGGGACAACGGGGGAGTCGGCGACGCTCGATCACGACGAGCATTACTACGTGATGCGGCGCACCGTCGAGATCGCCGACGGACGGATCACGGTGATGGGCGGTTGCGGCGCCAACAGCACCTGGGAGGCCGAGGCCCTGGCCCGCCGTGCGCTCGAGGTGGGCTGCGCGGCTGCGCTGCTGGTGACGCCCTACTACAACAAGCCCACCCAGGAGGGGCTCTACCAGCACTTCCGCCACGTCGCCGATCGGGTGCCGATTCCGCAGATCCTCTACAACGTGCCCGGCCGCACCGGTGTCGATCTGCTGCCGGAGACCGTCGATCGCCTGGCCGACATCGACAATATCGTCGGCATCAAGGAGGCCTCGGGCAGTCTCGAGCGGGCCGAAGAGGTGATCGGGCGCTGCGGCGACCGGATCGACCTGTACTGCGGCGAAGACGCCCGCAACCTGGCGCTCATGAATGCCGGCGCCCAGGGCTGTGTCTCGGTGACGGCCAATGTCGCACCGGATCTGATGCACCGGATGTGCATGGCGGTCCTCGACAGCGATCCGTCCACCGCCGAGGCCCTGGATGCGCGGCTGGCGGCGCTGCACAACGCGCTTTTCCTCGAGACGAACCCGATCCCGGTGAAATGGGCGCTGCAGGAGATGGGGCTGATCGAGCCGGGGATGCGCCTGCCCATGACGCCGCTCTCCGAGACGTACCACGAGACCGTGCGCCAGGCGCTGAAGCTGGCAGACGCCCTATGA
- a CDS encoding ATP-binding protein, which translates to MDRLDRIADRIDALLDRIEPLLPSGASGVDWTQTTAARWIEQPGGGGLEPVVHTHPIRLDALRHIDRARDAAERNTRQFLAGLPANNVLLSGARGTGKSSLIKALLNEYAADGLRLIEVQPRDLVALPRIIAAIHGRPEWFILFCDDLSFEADDPSYKALKAALDGSVSAPPDNLLIYATSNRRHLLPEYFSENEQARSVDGEIHPGEAVEEKISLSERFGLWLSFQPFDQDRYLDICAGWIEALHPKPIPEPSEWRADALRFALERGSRSGRVAWQFARDWVGARGLPGPGG; encoded by the coding sequence ATGGATCGACTGGACCGTATCGCCGATCGAATCGACGCCCTCCTCGACCGGATCGAACCCCTGCTGCCCTCGGGCGCCAGTGGTGTCGACTGGACGCAGACCACCGCCGCACGCTGGATCGAGCAACCCGGCGGTGGCGGACTCGAGCCCGTCGTCCACACCCATCCCATTCGCCTCGACGCGCTTCGGCACATCGACCGTGCCCGCGATGCCGCCGAGCGCAACACCCGGCAGTTCCTGGCCGGACTGCCCGCCAACAACGTGCTGCTGTCGGGCGCCCGCGGTACCGGCAAGTCGTCGCTCATCAAGGCCCTGCTCAACGAGTATGCGGCGGACGGGCTGCGCCTTATCGAGGTGCAACCCCGCGACCTGGTCGCCCTGCCGCGGATCATCGCCGCCATTCACGGCCGACCCGAGTGGTTCATCCTGTTCTGCGACGATCTGTCATTCGAGGCCGACGACCCCAGCTACAAGGCCCTCAAGGCCGCCCTCGACGGCTCGGTGTCGGCACCGCCGGACAATCTGCTGATCTACGCCACGTCCAACCGGCGCCATCTCCTGCCGGAGTATTTCTCCGAGAACGAACAGGCACGATCGGTGGATGGCGAGATCCATCCCGGCGAGGCGGTCGAGGAGAAGATCTCGCTGTCCGAGCGGTTCGGGCTCTGGCTGTCGTTCCAGCCCTTCGACCAGGACCGCTACCTGGATATCTGCGCGGGCTGGATCGAGGCGTTGCACCCGAAGCCGATTCCGGAGCCGTCGGAGTGGCGGGCCGATGCGCTCCGGTTCGCCCTCGAGCGGGGTTCGCGGAGCGGCCGGGTTGCCTGGCAGTTCGCCCGCGACTGGGTCGGTGCCCGCGGGCTGCCCGGACCGGGCGGCTGA